A genomic window from Qipengyuania oceanensis includes:
- a CDS encoding DNA polymerase Y family protein, translating to MTRRRIVSIWFPQLVMERWRNAHPATDDAIPLALAEEGPHGQVIAAVNAAARHGGARRGQRMTDARAILPTLAIAPADPAGDAAALAAMGRWAQRWSPWTAVDGADGLLLDTGGAAHLFGGEAAMLAGMARAFGALGHTSRIALAPTIGAAWALAHYGGKEQVVIAEDDLAAALAPLPIASLRIDADAVLLLRRLGIKTVGALRGIPTEALGRRFRKHRRAIANPLRRLQQAYGDVEEVVAPLAPHKVYRASARVLEPIRHVAVLEPVVADLAADLAQQLEEAHLGLRRARFEAFRIDGHIAQLEVETAAPVRAPAHVVRLFSEKLDGLDAGFGFDAFALTALWHEQMDALQKGLEEDEAPGISFAHLIDRLRVRLGAGNVRLAAPCASHVPERSIVWQEDMGAPGAFGEILRDRPIRLFDRPEPVTVIYATPDGPPRRFRWRRQLHDVARSEGPERIAPEWWRERSEVRLRDYYKVEDEAGRRLWIYRSGVVGDGRGGPPQWFVHGLFA from the coding sequence ATGACCCGGCGGCGCATCGTCTCGATCTGGTTTCCGCAACTGGTGATGGAGCGATGGCGGAACGCCCATCCCGCTACGGATGACGCGATCCCGCTCGCGCTGGCGGAGGAAGGGCCGCACGGCCAGGTGATCGCGGCGGTCAATGCCGCGGCGCGCCACGGCGGCGCTCGTCGGGGCCAGCGGATGACCGATGCCCGCGCGATCCTGCCGACGCTCGCCATTGCGCCCGCCGATCCGGCGGGCGATGCCGCCGCGCTTGCCGCCATGGGGCGCTGGGCCCAGCGGTGGAGCCCGTGGACCGCGGTGGACGGCGCCGACGGCCTGCTGCTCGATACCGGCGGTGCGGCGCATCTCTTCGGCGGAGAGGCGGCGATGCTGGCCGGGATGGCACGTGCTTTCGGCGCTCTCGGCCACACCAGCCGGATCGCGCTTGCCCCCACGATCGGCGCGGCCTGGGCGCTGGCGCATTACGGCGGCAAGGAACAGGTGGTGATCGCCGAGGATGACCTGGCGGCCGCGCTCGCCCCGCTGCCCATCGCCAGCCTCAGGATCGATGCCGACGCGGTGCTGCTGCTGAGGCGGCTGGGGATCAAGACCGTCGGCGCGCTGCGGGGCATCCCGACCGAGGCGCTCGGCCGCCGGTTCCGCAAGCACCGCCGCGCCATCGCCAACCCCTTGCGGCGGTTGCAGCAGGCCTATGGCGATGTCGAGGAAGTCGTCGCCCCGCTCGCGCCGCACAAGGTCTATCGCGCCAGCGCCCGCGTGCTCGAGCCGATCCGCCACGTCGCGGTGCTCGAGCCGGTCGTCGCCGACCTCGCGGCGGATCTCGCGCAGCAACTGGAGGAAGCGCATCTGGGCCTGCGCCGTGCGCGGTTCGAGGCGTTCCGGATCGACGGGCACATCGCGCAGCTGGAGGTGGAAACCGCTGCGCCGGTGCGCGCCCCTGCGCATGTCGTGCGGCTGTTTTCCGAAAAGCTCGACGGGCTCGATGCAGGCTTCGGCTTCGATGCCTTTGCACTCACCGCGCTGTGGCACGAGCAGATGGACGCCTTGCAGAAGGGGCTGGAGGAGGACGAGGCGCCCGGCATTTCCTTCGCCCACCTGATCGACCGGCTGCGGGTGCGGCTGGGAGCGGGCAATGTGCGCCTCGCCGCGCCGTGTGCCAGCCACGTGCCCGAACGCTCCATAGTCTGGCAGGAGGACATGGGTGCGCCCGGCGCCTTCGGGGAAATCCTGCGCGACCGGCCGATCCGCCTGTTCGACCGGCCCGAACCGGTGACGGTGATCTACGCGACTCCCGATGGCCCGCCGCGCCGGTTCCGCTGGCGGCGGCAGCTGCACGATGTCGCGCGCTCCGAAGGGCCGGAACGCATCGCGCCCGAATGGTGGCGCGAACGCTCCGAGGTGCGCTTGCGCGATTACTACAAGGTCGAGGACGAGGCCGGGCGGCGGCTGTGGATCTATCGCAGCGGGGTGGTCGGCGACGGGCGCGGCGGCCCGCCGCAGTGGTTCGTCCACGGGCTGTTCGCCTGA
- a CDS encoding ImuA family protein, protein MTHVPCLIPTASSSCSSLLPETIVAPRPMLQEIFAAPGDASATGLALAQLPGGEGGSAPLFWVQEARAAGEAGRVFAHGLPPRLRRPVLHVFVRKARDVLWAMEEGLKCASLGAVIGELHGNPQALDFTASRRLAVAAERHGVPAFLVRTGGHAELSGARRRWRVESRPSLPHPYDPKAPGAPAWSLDLFRARDMRPGIWDVGYDPAAHRLDLVSATGDGAMAERPSRYG, encoded by the coding sequence ATGACCCATGTACCGTGCCTGATTCCGACCGCCTCGTCCTCCTGCTCCTCCCTCTTGCCGGAGACGATCGTCGCTCCGCGCCCGATGCTGCAGGAGATTTTTGCAGCACCCGGCGATGCTTCCGCCACCGGGCTGGCGCTCGCGCAGCTGCCGGGCGGGGAGGGCGGCTCTGCGCCGCTGTTCTGGGTGCAGGAAGCGCGCGCGGCGGGCGAGGCGGGGCGCGTCTTCGCCCACGGCCTTCCGCCCCGCCTGCGGCGACCGGTTCTGCATGTCTTCGTGCGCAAGGCGCGCGACGTGCTGTGGGCAATGGAGGAAGGGCTCAAATGCGCCTCGCTCGGCGCGGTGATCGGCGAATTGCACGGCAATCCGCAGGCGCTCGACTTCACCGCATCGCGGCGGCTGGCGGTCGCGGCGGAACGCCATGGCGTGCCCGCTTTCCTGGTGCGGACCGGCGGCCATGCGGAGCTGAGCGGCGCGCGGCGGCGCTGGCGGGTCGAAAGCCGCCCATCGCTGCCGCATCCCTACGACCCGAAGGCACCGGGCGCGCCTGCCTGGTCGCTCGATCTGTTCCGCGCGCGCGACATGCGGCCCGGCATCTGGGATGTCGGCTATGACCCGGCGGCGCATCGTCTCGATCTGGTTTCCGCAACTGGTGATGGAGCGATGGCGGAACGCCCATCCCGCTACGGATGA
- a CDS encoding sugar MFS transporter, translating to MALVPDVASSTDSRPIEDDGAGIQAPGLNYFVFGLFFIFGGITSLNDVIIPKLKELFTLNYTQAMLVQFCFFAAYLIVGIPGAKLVKKLGYMRGAVAGLLTMMVGCLLFIPASQTATYEIFLFALFILASGVVIVQVVANPLISLLGPQKTAHSRLTFAQAFNSLGTTVFPWVGAIVILGSLAAVSADQLSGAELQAYRQAESEAIWQGYLGVAALIAVVALAVWLFRNRLPHDSKMMGENEFVSNGRYLVGLAIIVAGALLAIYVNAWIGVLLIIAAPFAWLYNNDLLRRSRFSFGALCIFLYVGAEVSIGSIMINYLAQDRVLGELIATRMPGANMESAVGWMISLYWGAAMVGRFIGSYFLRIFSPGKILAFNAIGAIVLIVLSTQTGGYVAAYSLLAVGLMNSIMFPTIFSLACEKLGPRAADGSGIINVAIFGGAVVPLLYGVLADGTGSLALAMVLPIACYAIIAGFGMFARRPA from the coding sequence ATGGCCCTTGTACCCGACGTTGCCTCGAGCACCGATTCACGGCCGATCGAAGATGACGGTGCCGGCATCCAGGCGCCCGGCCTCAACTACTTCGTCTTCGGCCTGTTCTTCATCTTCGGCGGCATCACTTCGCTCAACGACGTGATCATTCCAAAGCTGAAGGAACTCTTCACGCTCAATTACACGCAGGCGATGCTGGTGCAGTTCTGCTTCTTCGCCGCCTATCTGATCGTCGGCATTCCCGGTGCCAAGCTCGTGAAGAAGCTGGGCTACATGCGCGGTGCGGTGGCTGGCCTGCTCACGATGATGGTCGGCTGCCTGCTGTTCATTCCGGCGAGCCAGACGGCGACTTACGAGATCTTCCTGTTCGCGCTCTTCATCCTCGCCAGCGGCGTGGTGATCGTGCAGGTGGTGGCGAATCCGCTGATCTCGCTGCTCGGTCCGCAGAAGACGGCGCATAGCCGGCTGACCTTCGCGCAGGCCTTCAATTCGCTCGGCACGACGGTCTTCCCGTGGGTCGGCGCAATCGTCATTCTCGGCAGTCTCGCCGCAGTCAGCGCGGACCAGCTTTCCGGCGCGGAACTGCAGGCCTATCGCCAGGCGGAAAGCGAGGCGATCTGGCAGGGCTATCTCGGCGTTGCCGCGCTGATCGCGGTCGTCGCCCTCGCGGTGTGGCTGTTCCGCAATCGCCTGCCGCACGATTCCAAGATGATGGGTGAGAACGAATTCGTTTCCAACGGCCGCTATCTGGTCGGCCTGGCGATCATCGTGGCGGGCGCGCTGCTTGCCATCTACGTCAACGCATGGATCGGCGTACTGCTGATCATCGCCGCCCCCTTCGCCTGGCTCTACAACAACGACTTGCTGCGTCGCAGCCGCTTCAGCTTCGGTGCGCTGTGCATCTTCCTCTATGTCGGGGCGGAGGTATCGATCGGCTCGATCATGATCAATTACCTCGCCCAGGACCGGGTGCTGGGCGAGTTGATCGCCACGCGCATGCCCGGCGCGAACATGGAAAGCGCGGTCGGCTGGATGATCAGCCTGTACTGGGGCGCGGCCATGGTCGGCCGGTTCATCGGCTCGTATTTTCTGCGGATCTTCTCGCCGGGCAAGATCCTCGCTTTCAATGCGATCGGCGCGATCGTGCTGATCGTCCTCAGCACCCAGACCGGCGGCTACGTTGCGGCCTACAGCCTCTTGGCCGTGGGGCTGATGAACTCGATCATGTTCCCGACCATCTTCTCGCTCGCTTGCGAGAAGCTGGGTCCGCGGGCAGCTGACGGGTCGGGCATCATCAACGTCGCCATCTTCGGCGGCGCGGTCGTGCCGTTGCTGTACGGCGTGCTGGCCGACGGCACGGGCAGCCTTGCCCTGGCGATGGTCCTGCCGATCGCCTGCTACGCCATCATCGCCGGTTTCGGGATGTTCGCCCGCAGACCTGCCTGA
- a CDS encoding glycoside hydrolase family 3 protein, whose amino-acid sequence MADARPRAGFRLYRPVPAACRPGDDGEPIVPTIWGTDAVHGHTNVVGAAIFPHNIGLGATRDADLLRRIGAATAVEIAATGIDWNFSPTVAVARDDRWGRTYESYSEDPRIVAPLGAALIEGLQGRKGTTEFLGKGHVAATAKHFFADGGTMQGVDQGDVNGDIEALKAIHAYPYPAAIAAGTEFVMASFNSINGVKMHGNKALLTDVLRGEMGFTGVVVGDWNAHGQIDGCTVSDCPQAINAGLDIYMVPDDWKALIENMVADVEDGTISMARLDEAVGRVLRAKYRLGLLGPDAKKPSDRAYAGDWSQLGSAGHRAIAREAVAKSQVILKNTGVLPIKAGANVLVAGSAADSIAKASGGWTLTWQGGTELDNDGKFPGATSIWQAIEAEAKAQGGKATLSADGAYSGRPDVAIVVFGEEPYAEFVGDRTTMVFADTEGLDLLRKYDAAGIPTVAVFLSGRPLWMNREMNAADAFVASWLPGSEGAGVSDILFGRREATGRLSFSWPAECGGAPVNGSQGALFQVGYGLGLAQKSGAAKLPEDCGYLSEGAAASWYDLGRLASGITAYGGDTRLVNLRGEGGGIVARGLDKDRQEDAREIVFGPGATLSLAQAGQGKGDYRILYNLAAQPAGKVTLTVGGNTIDITRNLALSAGKGWREMIITEQCAPTLGDRLSLTSTAPMTLQVARIVRQEMSDGAQCSF is encoded by the coding sequence GTGGCTGACGCTCGGCCTCGTGCCGGTTTTCGGCTTTACCGGCCTGTTCCTGCTGCTTGCCGGCCTGGCGACGATGGCGAGCCTATCGTCCCGACCATCTGGGGCACCGACGCGGTCCACGGCCACACCAACGTCGTCGGCGCGGCGATCTTCCCGCACAATATCGGTCTGGGCGCGACGCGCGACGCCGACCTGCTCCGCCGGATCGGCGCGGCAACCGCGGTGGAGATCGCGGCGACCGGCATCGACTGGAACTTTTCGCCCACGGTCGCCGTCGCGCGGGACGACCGCTGGGGCCGGACCTACGAAAGCTATTCCGAAGATCCGCGGATCGTCGCACCGCTCGGCGCGGCGCTGATCGAGGGGCTGCAGGGCCGCAAGGGCACGACGGAATTTCTCGGCAAGGGTCATGTCGCGGCGACCGCCAAGCATTTCTTCGCCGACGGCGGCACCATGCAGGGCGTCGACCAGGGCGACGTCAACGGCGACATCGAGGCGCTAAAGGCCATCCACGCCTATCCCTATCCGGCGGCAATCGCGGCCGGGACGGAATTTGTCATGGCGAGCTTCAATTCGATCAACGGCGTGAAGATGCACGGCAACAAGGCGCTGCTCACCGACGTTCTGCGCGGCGAGATGGGCTTTACCGGCGTGGTCGTCGGCGACTGGAACGCGCATGGCCAGATCGACGGCTGCACGGTGTCGGATTGCCCGCAGGCCATCAACGCCGGGCTCGACATCTACATGGTGCCCGACGACTGGAAGGCGCTGATCGAGAACATGGTCGCAGATGTCGAGGACGGCACGATCTCGATGGCACGGCTGGACGAGGCCGTCGGCCGCGTGCTGCGGGCCAAGTACCGGCTCGGCCTGCTCGGCCCCGATGCGAAGAAGCCTTCGGATCGCGCCTACGCGGGCGATTGGTCGCAGCTCGGCAGCGCCGGGCATCGTGCCATCGCGCGCGAGGCGGTCGCGAAGTCGCAGGTCATTCTCAAGAATACCGGCGTGCTGCCGATCAAGGCGGGCGCTAACGTGCTCGTCGCCGGCAGCGCGGCGGACAGCATCGCCAAGGCTTCGGGCGGCTGGACGCTGACCTGGCAGGGCGGGACCGAGCTCGACAACGACGGCAAGTTTCCCGGCGCGACCTCGATCTGGCAGGCGATCGAGGCAGAGGCAAAGGCGCAGGGCGGCAAGGCCACGCTGTCGGCGGACGGCGCCTATTCCGGCAGGCCCGACGTCGCGATCGTGGTCTTCGGTGAGGAACCCTATGCCGAGTTCGTCGGCGACCGGACGACGATGGTCTTCGCCGACACCGAGGGTCTCGACCTGCTGCGCAAATACGATGCGGCGGGCATCCCGACGGTTGCGGTGTTCCTATCCGGCCGCCCCCTGTGGATGAACCGCGAGATGAACGCGGCCGACGCCTTCGTCGCCTCCTGGCTGCCGGGCAGCGAGGGCGCAGGCGTTTCCGACATTCTGTTCGGCCGTCGCGAGGCGACCGGCAGGCTGTCCTTCAGCTGGCCCGCCGAATGTGGCGGAGCGCCGGTCAATGGCTCGCAAGGCGCACTGTTCCAGGTCGGCTACGGCCTCGGCCTGGCGCAGAAGAGCGGCGCGGCGAAACTGCCGGAAGACTGCGGTTATCTGAGCGAAGGCGCGGCGGCATCGTGGTACGATCTCGGTCGGTTGGCGAGCGGGATCACTGCCTATGGCGGCGACACCCGCCTCGTGAACCTGCGCGGCGAAGGCGGCGGAATCGTCGCGCGGGGCCTCGACAAGGATCGGCAGGAAGATGCGCGCGAGATCGTCTTCGGACCGGGCGCGACGCTGTCGCTCGCACAGGCCGGACAGGGCAAGGGCGATTATCGCATCCTTTACAATCTTGCCGCGCAGCCCGCCGGCAAGGTCACGCTGACGGTCGGGGGAAACACGATCGACATCACCCGCAACCTGGCGCTAAGCGCGGGCAAGGGGTGGCGCGAGATGATCATAACCGAACAATGCGCTCCGACCCTCGGCGATCGCCTGTCGCTCACCTCGACGGCTCCGATGACGCTGCAGGTGGCGCGGATCGTGCGACAGGAAATGTCCGACGGCGCCCAGTGCTCTTTCTGA
- a CDS encoding LacI family DNA-binding transcriptional regulator has protein sequence MGRRRQSVTIKHVAADAGVSLQTVSRVINNEPNVRPEMKERVQASIDKLGYVPSIAAQRMSGSRSYLILALNDRERTIADWQSRQGTDWVDQMLLGGMLKCAEHGYRMIFELVDTHNDHVQCELRAAIAALQPDGIILTPPHSENPLITSLLAEARIPFARIGSVTPGPGIAMTMDDEGSARLATQHLIDLGHRRIGFIAGPTDYAVAGWRIDGWRATMDDAGLSTEGLCERGDFGFESGVVAARKLLEQTDRPTAIIASSDQMATGTLEVARSMNLDVPADLSLVSFDNTPIVRFTEPSLTAVDQPIAATISRAVELLINAGKKDLPSEPVVVSGTLVERASTARPGANGVG, from the coding sequence ATGGGCCGTCGGCGCCAATCAGTAACGATCAAGCATGTCGCTGCCGATGCAGGTGTGTCGCTGCAGACGGTCAGCCGCGTCATCAACAACGAGCCCAATGTCCGGCCCGAGATGAAGGAGCGGGTGCAGGCATCGATCGACAAGCTCGGCTACGTGCCGTCGATCGCGGCCCAGCGGATGAGCGGCTCGCGCTCCTACCTGATCCTCGCGCTCAACGACCGCGAGCGCACCATCGCCGACTGGCAGTCGCGCCAGGGTACCGACTGGGTCGACCAGATGCTGCTTGGCGGGATGCTCAAATGCGCCGAGCACGGGTACCGGATGATCTTCGAGCTGGTCGACACGCATAACGACCACGTCCAGTGCGAGCTGCGCGCGGCCATCGCCGCGCTCCAGCCGGACGGAATCATCCTGACGCCCCCGCACTCGGAAAATCCGCTCATCACCTCGCTGCTGGCCGAAGCGCGCATTCCCTTCGCGCGGATCGGTTCGGTCACGCCGGGGCCGGGCATCGCGATGACAATGGACGACGAAGGCTCCGCCCGCCTGGCGACGCAGCACCTGATCGACCTCGGCCACCGCAGGATCGGCTTCATTGCAGGGCCGACCGATTACGCCGTTGCCGGCTGGCGTATCGACGGTTGGCGCGCGACGATGGACGATGCGGGCCTCTCCACCGAGGGACTGTGCGAAAGGGGCGACTTCGGCTTCGAAAGCGGCGTGGTTGCCGCGCGCAAACTGCTCGAGCAAACCGACCGGCCCACGGCGATCATCGCCAGCAGCGACCAGATGGCCACCGGCACGCTCGAGGTCGCCCGGTCGATGAACCTCGACGTGCCAGCCGACCTTTCGCTGGTCAGCTTCGACAACACCCCCATCGTCCGCTTTACCGAACCATCGCTGACCGCTGTCGACCAGCCGATCGCGGCGACCATCTCACGCGCGGTCGAACTGCTCATCAATGCAGGCAAGAAAGACCTGCCGAGCGAACCGGTGGTCGTTTCCGGAACGCTGGTCGAACGCGCGTCGACTGCCCGGCCCGGCGCAAACGGTGTCGGCTGA
- a CDS encoding TonB-dependent receptor domain-containing protein, with product MPGGATYFYGGDDFLQDYLNGVTDQQWDELTTFSQTPEAGNLGVNGRTRTLLDGRQVLCDPYCPSEISDVTEITNAAYARLDYGIDMDSGWSITGNIGLRYVETKVKNDALIAFPDPGQFDDPVFDENGVQVGGGNGDGVVQVSEVTDSCPPPVPGAPDGGYAPQILYCQLTGDRLTEFASLYTGELIPDRRDITFDHWLPAFNIRLDNGSGLVLRGAVSKAISRPDLNLFNAGGVLGFSGRVDSGPPLSIRTGNRNLRPIKSWNYDLSAEWYFDDVGSITAAFFLKDITGIIQTGTGLVNYTAPSGGSQDVIINGPANDLDGTLKGFELAYQQVYDFLPGLLSGLGTQLSYTYVDASDFVTPDISDIGSPSVNSSGGPLNGGAFTGEVPNSGTSKHTVNATVFYERGPISARAVYNWRSRFLVTPRDDLFPFSPTFQESGGQLDASLFYTVNDHLKLGVQGVNLLDQVTKLSTVIDYDGTRVLSAAFRNDRRYTFLARFNF from the coding sequence ATCCCGGGCGGCGCCACTTATTTCTACGGCGGCGACGACTTCCTGCAGGATTACCTGAACGGCGTTACCGATCAGCAATGGGATGAACTGACCACCTTCAGCCAGACCCCCGAGGCGGGCAATCTCGGCGTCAACGGTCGTACGCGCACCTTGCTCGACGGGCGCCAGGTGCTGTGCGATCCGTACTGCCCATCGGAAATCTCGGATGTGACCGAGATCACCAACGCGGCCTATGCGCGGCTCGATTATGGCATCGATATGGACAGCGGCTGGTCGATCACCGGCAACATCGGGCTGCGTTACGTCGAGACCAAGGTCAAGAACGACGCGCTCATCGCCTTCCCCGATCCGGGGCAGTTCGACGATCCGGTTTTCGACGAGAACGGCGTCCAGGTCGGCGGCGGCAACGGCGACGGCGTGGTCCAGGTATCGGAGGTCACCGATTCCTGTCCTCCGCCAGTCCCGGGTGCGCCGGATGGCGGCTATGCACCGCAGATCCTGTACTGTCAGCTGACCGGTGACCGCCTGACGGAATTCGCCTCGCTCTACACCGGCGAGCTGATCCCCGACCGGCGCGACATCACGTTCGATCACTGGCTGCCCGCATTCAACATCCGCCTCGACAACGGCAGCGGACTGGTGCTGCGCGGTGCCGTTTCCAAGGCGATCTCGCGGCCCGATCTCAATCTGTTCAATGCCGGCGGCGTGCTCGGTTTCAGCGGTCGCGTCGACAGCGGACCGCCGCTTTCGATCCGCACCGGCAATCGCAACCTGCGACCGATCAAGTCGTGGAATTACGATCTGAGCGCCGAATGGTACTTCGACGACGTCGGCTCGATCACCGCGGCCTTCTTCCTGAAGGACATCACGGGGATCATCCAGACCGGTACCGGCCTGGTGAACTATACCGCCCCGAGCGGCGGGTCGCAGGACGTCATCATCAACGGTCCGGCCAACGACCTCGACGGCACGCTCAAGGGTTTCGAGCTGGCTTACCAGCAGGTCTACGACTTCCTGCCGGGACTGCTCAGCGGACTGGGAACCCAGCTGTCGTACACCTACGTCGATGCGTCGGACTTCGTCACGCCCGACATCTCCGACATCGGTTCGCCGTCGGTCAATTCGTCGGGCGGCCCGCTCAACGGCGGTGCCTTCACGGGCGAAGTGCCGAATTCGGGTACCTCGAAGCATACCGTCAACGCGACCGTGTTTTACGAACGCGGACCGATCTCGGCACGTGCCGTATACAACTGGCGCAGCCGCTTCCTGGTCACTCCGCGCGACGACCTGTTCCCGTTCTCGCCGACGTTCCAGGAATCCGGCGGCCAGCTCGATGCGTCGCTGTTCTACACGGTCAACGACCATCTCAAGCTCGGCGTCCAGGGCGTGAACCTGCTCGACCAGGTGACCAAGCTGTCGACGGTCATCGACTACGACGGAACCCGCGTCCTCAGCGCGGCCTTCCGCAACGACCGGCGCTACACCTTCCTCGCGCGGTTCAATTTCTAG
- a CDS encoding tryptophan 7-halogenase, translating to MKPDQSATERDDSDFWNYCRTMEVPDTLREKIEIFQANGQVFREEDELFTETSWAAVMMGQRIPMKGHNPMADTFDPGEIRQEVDEMEKSIRYLVQQMPLHGQYVQKYCPAGTL from the coding sequence TTGAAGCCCGACCAGTCTGCGACCGAGCGTGACGATTCGGATTTCTGGAACTACTGCCGGACGATGGAGGTGCCCGATACGCTGCGCGAGAAGATCGAGATCTTTCAGGCCAACGGGCAGGTCTTCCGCGAAGAGGACGAGCTGTTCACCGAGACGAGCTGGGCCGCGGTGATGATGGGCCAGCGCATTCCGATGAAGGGCCACAACCCAATGGCCGACACCTTCGACCCGGGCGAGATTCGCCAGGAAGTCGACGAGATGGAAAAATCGATCCGCTACCTCGTGCAGCAGATGCCGCTGCACGGCCAGTACGTGCAGAAATACTGTCCGGCCGGCACGCTCTGA
- a CDS encoding TonB-dependent receptor: MRRTLLLLSLAGIPQAAASAQDADNSESRNAAPVIIVTARGLDDAPGVPAYFAVELDREQIVTSPSGRIEDALGAVAGFQQFRRADSRSANPSAQGVTLRALGGNATSRALVTLDGVPIADPFFGYIPLGSIMPETLGSIRVTRGGGSGPFGAGALAGTIALESAGLADLPQLGLSALVNDRGETEAAMLGSAALGGGFVTAAARWDRGEGFFTTPIDQRVPASARAAFDGISGSIRAVAPISDEIELQARVAAFDDRRTLRFDGADSSSEGQDASLRLVGRGAWQFDALGYVQARNFSNVVISSTRFTRVLDQRNTPSTGLGGKLELRPPVGEDHVLRLGIDYRRASGELQEESYSAFTGRLGERRRAGGVTTDLGLFAEHDWTLGALVLTGGLRADRTRIADGFYRARDARGNVVDETIASDRSDWTVTWRGGAALQASEAVRLRAAAYSGLRLPTLNELYRPFVVFPVVTQANAELANEKLTGFEAGADLTPAAGLRLSVTAFDNRVKNAIANVTLAPNLRQRQNLPAIDARGIEAEIAFDRGPLRLDGSLAFTDSQVDGEGISLALDGNRPPQVPRWSAAASIAYAPASGLVAALSLRHVGAQFEGDLEDDVLPAATTVGAFLGFPLAGRLQLVLRGENLTDEDVVTRNSGGSIDLGAPRTFWAGLRYGF, translated from the coding sequence ATGCGCCGCACACTCCTGCTTCTTTCGCTCGCCGGTATCCCCCAGGCTGCCGCTTCCGCACAGGACGCCGACAATAGCGAGTCGCGGAACGCAGCACCCGTCATCATCGTGACCGCACGCGGGCTGGACGATGCGCCCGGTGTCCCTGCCTATTTCGCTGTCGAGCTCGATCGCGAGCAGATCGTGACGTCGCCCTCGGGCCGGATCGAGGACGCGCTCGGCGCGGTCGCGGGCTTCCAGCAATTCCGCCGGGCGGACAGCCGGTCGGCCAACCCTTCGGCGCAAGGGGTGACGCTTAGGGCGCTTGGCGGCAATGCGACCAGCCGCGCGCTGGTCACTCTCGACGGGGTGCCGATCGCGGACCCGTTCTTCGGCTATATTCCGCTCGGCTCGATCATGCCCGAAACGCTCGGCAGCATCCGGGTCACACGGGGCGGGGGTTCTGGCCCGTTCGGAGCCGGGGCGCTGGCCGGCACGATCGCGCTCGAGAGTGCCGGCCTTGCAGATCTTCCGCAGCTGGGGCTTTCGGCACTGGTCAACGACCGCGGCGAAACCGAGGCTGCGATGCTCGGTTCGGCGGCACTGGGCGGCGGCTTCGTCACCGCCGCAGCGCGCTGGGACAGGGGCGAGGGGTTCTTCACGACCCCAATCGACCAGCGCGTCCCGGCAAGCGCGCGCGCTGCCTTCGACGGCATCTCGGGATCAATCCGCGCGGTCGCGCCGATCTCCGACGAGATCGAGTTGCAGGCGCGCGTCGCCGCCTTCGACGACCGGCGGACCCTGCGCTTCGACGGGGCGGACAGTTCGAGCGAGGGGCAGGATGCGAGCCTGAGGCTGGTGGGTCGCGGTGCCTGGCAATTCGATGCGCTCGGCTATGTCCAGGCGCGCAATTTCAGCAATGTCGTTATCAGCTCGACCCGTTTCACCCGCGTGCTCGACCAGCGCAACACGCCCTCGACAGGGCTTGGCGGCAAGCTCGAACTGCGCCCGCCGGTCGGCGAGGATCACGTCCTGCGGCTGGGCATCGACTATCGCCGGGCTTCGGGCGAGTTGCAGGAAGAAAGCTACAGTGCCTTCACCGGCCGGCTCGGCGAGCGGCGACGTGCCGGAGGCGTCACTACCGACCTCGGCCTGTTCGCCGAGCACGACTGGACGCTCGGCGCCCTGGTACTGACCGGGGGCTTGCGCGCCGATCGCACGCGGATCGCCGACGGGTTCTACCGAGCGCGCGATGCACGCGGCAACGTGGTCGACGAGACCATTGCCTCCGATCGTTCGGACTGGACGGTCACCTGGCGCGGCGGGGCGGCGTTGCAGGCTAGCGAGGCGGTGCGGTTGCGCGCGGCGGCGTACAGCGGGTTGCGATTGCCGACGCTCAACGAGCTGTACCGCCCGTTCGTAGTCTTTCCAGTGGTCACGCAGGCCAATGCCGAGCTCGCCAACGAGAAGCTCACCGGCTTCGAGGCAGGCGCGGACCTGACCCCTGCGGCCGGGCTTCGCCTGTCGGTGACCGCGTTCGACAACCGGGTGAAGAATGCCATCGCCAATGTGACACTCGCCCCCAACCTGCGCCAGCGGCAGAACCTGCCGGCGATCGATGCGCGCGGGATCGAGGCCGAGATTGCCTTCGATCGCGGCCCGCTGCGCCTCGACGGATCGCTCGCCTTCACCGATTCACAAGTCGACGGCGAAGGCATTTCGCTGGCGCTCGACGGCAATCGCCCGCCGCAGGTGCCACGCTGGTCTGCCGCGGCGAGCATCGCCTATGCACCTGCTTCGGGCCTCGTTGCCGCGCTCTCCTTGCGCCATGTCGGCGCGCAATTCGAAGGCGACCTGGAGGATGACGTGCTGCCCGCGGCGACGACCGTCGGTGCCTTTCTCGGCTTTCCCCTCGCGGGCCGGCTGCAGCTCGTCCTGCGCGGCGAGAATTTGACCGACGAGGATGTCGTCACGCGCAATTCGGGCGGGTCGATCGACCTCGGCGCACCGCGCACGTTCTGGGCAGGGCTGCGCTACGGGTTCTGA